TGCGCCTTCCACCATCGGGCATTCGACGTGGACGCCGCGGCCGGTGTGGTCGCGTTCCGCAAGTGCGACCATCGATGCGAAGGCGGCGTTCATTCCGGCGAGCGGGTCACACGGCCCCCGTTGTATTCGCGGCTGATCGTCCGCGTGGCCGGTGACCCACGCGAGACCGGAGATCTGATCCATCGTTTGGGCGAACCCGACGTTGTCGCGCCACGGGCCGTCGAGCCCGAACGCCGGCATGCGAACGAGTGAGAGTCGTGGATTCAGTTCCTGCAGCCGCTCCCAGCCGAGTCCGAAGCCGTCGAGGACGCGGGGGCTGTAGTTCTCCACGAGCAGGTCGCACTTCGCGGCGAGTCGCTCGATGACTTCCTTGCCGCGGTCGCCACTGAGATCGATGCAGAGGTCGCGCTTGTTCGAGTCGGCTGCGAGAAAGAAAGCGGAGCATTCCCACCACTCCTCGACCGTTCCTTTGAGAATACCGCCGGTGTAGCGAACGCCGTCCGGTCGGCGGGCGGACTCGACGTGGATGACGTCCGCGCCGAGCGATGCGAGGACGTGGGTTCCGGCCGGGCCGGCCCACCAGTTCGTCATGTCGAGAACGCGCAGGCCCGCGAAGGGGAGGGGCGGCGTCCCTTGGGCAGGGGGGCGGTCCGCGGCGCCCGTCGATGTCTGGTTGGTGTGTTGGCCGAGTGTCGGAGCCGGCCGAGGGGCCTCGGCCGCATTGCCGCCGACGAGATAGGGGCGGCGCGGGTGCTGGAAGCTGCCGTCGGCCGAGTCGACGAAGATGCCGCGGGCGACGAAGTGTTCGTGGAGGAGCGCGTTCTTGCCGTCATTCACGGGTGCGACCGGGATGCGCAGCGCGCTCGCACGCTCCACGATCTCGGCCGTCGTGTGCTTCGTCGTCCAGGCACGAACGGCGTCCTGCCATTCGTCGAATCGCATGGTGCGTCCCGCGACGGTCTCGAGTCCCTCGCCCTCCAAGTCCGGGCGCTCGATCAAGACCAGGAAGTCGGCGAATTGTTGAGCCGAGTTTGTGTTGAAGCCGACCCATCCATCGGCGGTTGGCTCGATCGACGGCGTCTCCGTCGTTCGGGAGGGCCACGGAGCCTCGCGCAGACCCATCAGCCGATAGATCAGATCCATGAAGATGCTGCCAGACAGATTGATGGCGTCGAGCATTGCGAGGTCGACGTGTTCGCCGTGTCCGGTGCTTCGTGCGCGCAGCACCGCGGCGAGAGCGCCCACCGCGCCGAAGGCACCGGCGACCCACTCCGCGATGCGGCCGCCGGCCTGGTAGGGCTCCTGTTCCGGTCGTCCTCGAAGGGCGACGGATCCGCCTTCGGCTTGAACGATGAACTCCGTCCACGGGCGGTGGGCGTAGGGGCCCGACTGTCCGTAGGGGGTGATGGACAGCACGACGGCGCCGGGATGGGCCGAACGCACCCCGGCGACGTCGAAGGCGCCGGGAGTGAAGTCCTCGACGATGAGATCGGCCCCGGTCAGGAGCTCTCGTACGTGCGCGTCCGAGGCGTCGCCGACGATGGATTGCTTCCCCGCGTTCAGAAACCGGAAGAGCGCACCGTCGGTGCCGCCGAGGTCTGCGCCCGTAGACGAGCTGCGCCGAAGGGGGTCTCCGGCCGGGCTCTCGATCTTGAGAACGTCGGCTCCGGCGTCGACGAACAGCTTCGTTGCGTACGGCCCGGCGATCTCCGATGTGAAGTCGACGATGCGGACGCCTTTGAGTCCGTGCATGTCGTCAGCCTCCCGCCGAGCGGGCCGGCCACTGCGCGAAGATTTCGGCGATTGCTTCGGGGATTCGTTTCTTTCGGAGCTCTGGGTTCACCACGGCAGTGGCGCTGCCGTACCACAGCAGGGCTCGGTTGCGGCTATCGCGTGCCTCGATGACGAGCGAGCCCTCTTCGTATCCGTCCATCCAGGCATCGGCGGGGCCCTCGGTCCCACCCTCGGCTTTGTATTGCGCGAAGTCGCCCCACGTATCCTGGATCTGCTTGTGCTGCGTCGAAATGTGCCACGAGAACAACATCTGCGGCTTGGCTGCGCGGACGTAGCCGCGCGCGGCCAGCTCGGCATCGGCGCGCCCACGGATCTCCTGGTCGGTGCGCTCGACGGCCCAGTTGCCGGCCCCCGCGGGATGTAGGGTACCTCTCGAACCGGTGGCGGGCGGTGCGAAGTCGTCGCGATAGCCCACGCGCTGGGGCGGCCCCGGCTGTGTCCATTCGTATGTGCGGTACAACGAGAGGTCCACGCGCGGGTTCGTTTCGACATGGATTCGCATCGGGGGCTGCTTGCCCGCGCACCCGACCGCAGCGACCAACGACAACAAGACGACGAGGTTTTTCAGCTCTCTAGCTCCTGCGTGATGGCGGCGGCGAGTTTCTCGGGATCGAAACCCCACGGCCCGGGTTCTCCCTGGAAGGCGATCCTTCCTCCGCGCCCGATGAGGTAGAGCGGATCGGGCAGGCCGCCGTAGGCGCTCGCGAGTCGGTCGCCGATGGGGTCGATCACGACCGGCATGCGAATTTGGAGACGAAGGGCGCACGAAGTGGCGACGTCTTCCCGCTCGGCGTCGCTCGTGGGGTCGTTTACGCGGATGTCCTGATCGCGATTCATCGTGATGACCCACCCCTCTTCCGGATGCGCTTCTCGGATGTGCACGACGAGGAAGTCGACCTGGTTTCGATGGGCTTCATGGAGATCGTGGAGGCGCCCCAACTGGACACGGAACGGAGGTCAAGTATGGGAGCCGAAGATCAGGGCGACTGGGCGGTTCTTGGACACTTCTGAGAGGTGGAAGGTCTTGCCGGTCTCTTGCTTCGTGCCGCCGCTGTAGTCGAACAGCGGGAGCTCGAAATCGAATGCTGGTCCGTCGGCCTCGACGGTGGCGGTCGAGAGGTCGATCATCTTCGCATCCGCGTGCAGATCGTCGGGGGTGAGAGGCGAGTCGTCCGGCGTGAGCGACTTCCAGTCCAGTCCTTCGGGCATTTTGGTAGCCATGATGGCGCCCATCCTTGCACCCCAGGCGGGGTGGTTCCACTCCCGGCGGCTTCAGCTGCTACGGAGGGAGCGGCATGAGCGCGGAGAGTAGCGGAGAACCGGTGTCGCTCCGGCAAGTGATCCCCGCGGCCCTCGCGGGGATCGCCGTGCTCGCCGTCGTGGTCGGTAGCTTCGTCGCCTCCGAGCGCTTCATCTACTACTGGGATTTCTCGGGCTACTGGCTCGCCACGATCCAGCTGGGGGAGCTGCTCGGTGATCCCAGTGCGGCGCTCGAGCTTCTGGTCGAATCCGTCCGCCACGAGAAGTACAACCTGTTGGCGGCCGTACCGCTCGCTCCGCTCAGTCGGGTCTTTGACTACGACCGCACGGCCTGGGTTCTCGTCGTGCTCGCCGTATACGGCCTGCCCGCCGTGATCGCCCTCGCCATGGTCTCGTTGCGGATGGCCGATGCGGCACGGGTCCGGTGGGCTCCGCTCGTCGCTGTTGCGACGGTGGTCCTTCTTCCCGCCTTGTGGGCGCCACTCCTGCGCGGGTCGATCGGGATCGGAGGAGTCTGGCTCGCCGTCGTCGTGTGGCTGGTCTCCCCGTTTCCGGTGCGGGAGATGTCGATCCGGCGTGCGGTTGGAATCGGCGCGATGCTGGCCGGCCTGATTCTCTTCCGACGTTGGTACGGCTTCTGGGTTCTCTGCTGGGTCCTGGCGCTTGGGATTGAGGCGATGATCGCGCGTGGCGCGTGGCGCGACCGGCTCTCCGGCCTTCGGAAGGTCGCGGTGCAGGCCGCGTCTGCGGGCGTCTTGCTGCTGCTCATCGCGACGCCGATCGCTCTGCAGATGCTCACGACGGATCCGGCCGCGAGCCGCGCAGCGTATCGTGCACTCGACTTCTATGCCGATGGCCTGGGTCGTGCGTCGAATCGGTTCGGCTTCGTGCCACTCGCGTTCGCAGCCGCCGGGTTGGCCGTCGCGTGGCGCAGCCCGGCGCATCGCAGCCTCGCGCGGGTGATGGCCCTGCAAACCTTTCTCATCCTGGTGATCTTCCTGCGGGCACAGCCGTTCGATCGCCACCACTACTATCTGATCGCCCCGCAGATCGGCGTGCTCGCCGCGGTGTTTCTCGTCGATCTCGCGCGCCGTGCCGGCGAGGCGGTCCTGCCGCGCGTCGGTCTCGCCGCGGGCCTGGCCGTTCTGGCGCTCGGGTCGGTCCTCGCGTTCGGTGCTCCGGTGGGACAGGGGTTGAGCGACCCGTGGGGCGTGCTCGCTACCCCGCGGTATCAGCCGCAGGTTCGATACGATCTGCCGGAGATCGTCCGTCTCTCCCGGACACTCGAGGCGCTCGCGGACGAGCCGAAGGACAAGATCTACGTTCTGTCGAGCTACTGGCTGCTCAACGAGGACATCCTGAAGAACGCGCACCTGACGACGGAGGCTCCGAACATCGCGGCCCACGTGGAACTCTCGGCGCATCTCGATCGCAAGGAGCGATTCCCGACGCGGCTCCTTACGGCCGACTATGCGGTGGTGACGGATCCGCCGCGGGT
This DNA window, taken from Candidatus Binatia bacterium, encodes the following:
- a CDS encoding CoA transferase, with amino-acid sequence MHGLKGVRIVDFTSEIAGPYATKLFVDAGADVLKIESPAGDPLRRSSSTGADLGGTDGALFRFLNAGKQSIVGDASDAHVRELLTGADLIVEDFTPGAFDVAGVRSAHPGAVVLSITPYGQSGPYAHRPWTEFIVQAEGGSVALRGRPEQEPYQAGGRIAEWVAGAFGAVGALAAVLRARSTGHGEHVDLAMLDAINLSGSIFMDLIYRLMGLREAPWPSRTTETPSIEPTADGWVGFNTNSAQQFADFLVLIERPDLEGEGLETVAGRTMRFDEWQDAVRAWTTKHTTAEIVERASALRIPVAPVNDGKNALLHEHFVARGIFVDSADGSFQHPRRPYLVGGNAAEAPRPAPTLGQHTNQTSTGAADRPPAQGTPPLPFAGLRVLDMTNWWAGPAGTHVLASLGADVIHVESARRPDGVRYTGGILKGTVEEWWECSAFFLAADSNKRDLCIDLSGDRGKEVIERLAAKCDLLVENYSPRVLDGFGLGWERLQELNPRLSLVRMPAFGLDGPWRDNVGFAQTMDQISGLAWVTGHADDQPRIQRGPCDPLAGMNAAFASMVALAERDHTGRGVHVECPMVEGALNAAAEQVIEYTAYGNVPQRMGNRSPMAAPQGIYPCRGHAPELEQWLALSVASDEQWTALIRVLGDAPWTREAALASEPGRRAAHDRIDAELRTFFADRDLDSTVEELVAAGVPAGRVWDTRRGTDHPQLQARGFFETVTHSVAGTHPTPTLPFRYESLERWIRTPAPTLGQNNREILCDLLGLSGEEYDALVEQDVIGTRPAGA
- a CDS encoding DUF4136 domain-containing protein; translated protein: MRIHVETNPRVDLSLYRTYEWTQPGPPQRVGYRDDFAPPATGSRGTLHPAGAGNWAVERTDQEIRGRADAELAARGYVRAAKPQMLFSWHISTQHKQIQDTWGDFAQYKAEGGTEGPADAWMDGYEEGSLVIEARDSRNRALLWYGSATAVVNPELRKKRIPEAIAEIFAQWPARSAGG